Part of the Sphingobacterium sp. LZ7M1 genome, CCATAAGCTTCGCTTTCTTCAATTAGCCTGGCCATCAAGGTCTTTCCGACGCCTTTTCCTTTATGAGAATTAGAAACATAAATACTTACTTCTGTAACACCTCCGTAAACGCAATGGCCGCTCACTGCCGAAAGGGCTGCCCAGCCAACGATGATACCATCAACTACTGCTGCAAACCTACTGTGTTTTAGTTTCCTTTTATCCCAATCTTCCCACTCTGGGGCAGTTGTTTCAAAAGTGGCATGGCCTGTTTCAATGCCTTCTTTGTATATTCTGGAGATATTTGAATAATGCTCCTTACCGCTTGCTGTTATTTCCATTCTATTTGTTTACCAGTGAAAAAACATAAAACATTTCTGCTGAAATCTGCAAGCTTCTTTCCGCATACACCTCTGTTTGCTGTGGGCTATTGTCCGAGGCTTTGGGATCATCG contains:
- a CDS encoding GNAT family N-acetyltransferase, giving the protein MEITASGKEHYSNISRIYKEGIETGHATFETTAPEWEDWDKRKLKHSRFAAVVDGIIVGWAALSAVSGHCVYGGVTEVSIYVSNSHKGKGVGKTLMARLIEESEAYGIWTLQSGMFPENEATVALHQRFGFRIVGFREKIGKLGDTWRDTIIMERRSKTIGIN